TCGAAGTTAATTATAAGACTAGacgtaaatttaaacaaatagtatgtttaattcaaatttctattgCAGCGGCAGCGCGTTCAGGATCTCTCCGACGATTCTGACGACGAGGATCGAGAAGACAGAGAAGATGAAAAACCACAGGTAGTTGTGGTGAAACATGGTGATCTCACTGCGGAAGAAGCAGAAAAGGCAATCAAAGGtttgttgttctttttttctcatttctataGTACAGTTACTATTTAGCATGGATAGATTTGTCATTGttagtttttaagttaaacAGAAAAGTTTTGGTGGTTGCATTGTCACTAAACTTGccttaaacatttttgttatttaagggggggtagggtctaacattttatttttttattttgttattgtaaaacatttcaaaaatgttgtgtcaaattttcaagtcaattgaagcaaaactgtagaaattatgggcctttatctcctcctatctaataccactgaccatactgactggacactcgatttcgttttctggataatttttcaacagtacgcaatgtcgattccagagtgcgcatcgatcggtttgaagaaatgctatcccagttaggaaatgccacccaacttttaaaataaaacacttaatttctacgataaaatcgggctaaacaggaccacttttcctacagggcattttttgtcaaatttttcaggttcgccacctgccgtcggtattgcgaacctgcaaaatctgacaataaaaatttagacagaaaatggttgaatttttgttcaaagtgtcatgtcagtgtggtcagtgctaatactgcaagaaagcaagagcagaaacttcaaacgcgtttttctcgaaagcacatttttaaagtccgtggacatcgtcatttgaaaactacttatccgattcttttcaaatttggaacatattttctacatataaaataccagaccccaacatttttcttttttttactttggggagattttacagataaaaaatggcggattttttcgtaaaaaatcgtaggctcatttttcaatatttttctacgaaaaaaatgctaaatgttcttttaacaatgctttgtataatgcaaaaaatttgaatacatttgtttgaacgatagctctagaaaaaaatcgtgaaaatggtttttttttacccgttagacccccccccccccttaatggtCTTCGATGCTGTATCTTCCATTCCAAAAGCTTATTCATGGAGATAAACTTAAAGTTTTATTAAGCCGAAGACCTAAAAATGTTTGACATGTCATTCTGCATACCAGCAGTTATACATTGCCGATTTTGGTGAATACTGGCAGAATAAACACTGTTTtacatatatatatttttacagGGAGACTTGTAACCCTGATGAGGTTTTAATCAGCTTGATGTTTCCATTGCTGTTCTCATaagtttcttataaaaaaaataaaatctatattGCTTCAAGGGAAAAAACATAGCTGTTTTGGAAATTCTCGATTTTGTGCAAAACTGGATGTATAccgaatattttattttgagttttattgAAGGTTTGTTAGTTTTTAGTGCAAtgcatgtaatttttttttaaattttgattttggcatTTAACTTTCATCAGATAAGTATGACATCAGCTTACTCGAACTTGATTAGAACCATTTTCTTCGAGATTAATAATTTATTCCCATTTCTAGAAGAACAAGAGAAACCTGCCGACCTGAACCAGAGGGTGGTTTTTAAATCGAAGAAATCCAAACACGCCAAAAACACAGACGATACTGATGTGCTGGATAGgaaagcaaaaaagaaaaaagataagGAGACCAAAAGTAAGCTCTCATTTGACGACGATGAGGAAGAAAATGACGATGACTAAATAAGTGttaagacaaattttaaaacattgatttaatAAGACGTGTTAGATTGATTGAAGTTCTGATTAAGTATACAATTAAAATATagcgatttttttctcttttttcttgaGATGACAAACAAACTGTAGTTTATTATCAGGATAAGCACCGAATAGTGCAATGATTTATTAAGTGAATAATAATATCATTATCGTCAACCataaccaaataaaaaataaagtccTTTTTCGTATTCTGTTAAGTTATCTATCGTGTATTTTTATGTCAAGAAAACGGTGGCTTGTTAAcaaccaaaatcgattttggctccttcaagcctaaaggtatgagccgtttcaaataaagaaattgataaaaaaaacggtggctccagagaataaacataaaatatttaaatatcaagAAAGGGTGGCTTCAAGGAGTTATGCTagcttctaattttttttttttaggttttatttttgacactttaccagcattatggcattcgtgtctaactAATTATCTTTTTACAATGTTTCGTAGATTTTACAtttctttaaacattttatgagtgacttttcattcaagtcttcgtttttcaaaatttcataaactgtTCCATTTATGTTGTATTCTTCTCGAGCTTCTTTGTTCCCGTGGCAATCCGTCAAAATGTGCTGGACAGTAGTTCGTACACCGCAGAACTGGCATACTGGAGCAGGACTTCTATCAAACAAGTAAGCGTGTGTCAGCCTAGTATGCCCGATGCGTAATCTTGTGAGAACGCGCTGGTCGGAAGGACATTTTTGGTCTACGTATTTTGTTGGTGCATATTTATGTTGTCTTAGGAATGACTGGTTTAAATGCCATCGATGTTCCCAAGTCATCCATATGATAGCTTTTATGGATCGTACAGCGTCTTGAGCTGAAATTCTGGAGTCAATAGATGATGTGGAGTTGTTGCGTGCAATATTTGCACATTTGTCTGCTTCTTCATTGCCGGGTATTCCGGCATGGCCTGGCACCCAAgtaaaagttatgtttttatcttttaaaagatTCTCCAGTGATTGAATCCACGGATGTTTCGAATTTCCTTTTAGAAGTGCATCTAAACAGCTTGCTGAGTCGGTTAAAATCAGAGTGTTTTGATTTCTGTTTGCTTCTTGAGCAGCAACGTTCAAAGCATACGCTTCAGCAGAGAAAATGCTGCATTCACCTGGTAGAGCTCGGCTGATTTTCCTTGGCGATGTGTAAATTCCAGCTCCCGACTTATTGGCATGTTTGGAACCGTCTGTGTAAA
This sequence is a window from Uranotaenia lowii strain MFRU-FL chromosome 3, ASM2978415v1, whole genome shotgun sequence. Protein-coding genes within it:
- the LOC129756814 gene encoding uncharacterized protein KIAA1143 homolog, translating into MSKRNITYIKPDEPDFLKRMKAQIGYKEGPTVDDKRQRVQDLSDDSDDEDREDREDEKPQVVVVKHGDLTAEEAEKAIKEEQEKPADLNQRVVFKSKKSKHAKNTDDTDVLDRKAKKKKDKETKSKLSFDDDEEENDDD